The proteins below come from a single Eucalyptus grandis isolate ANBG69807.140 chromosome 3, ASM1654582v1, whole genome shotgun sequence genomic window:
- the LOC120291802 gene encoding disease resistance protein RUN1-like, with amino-acid sequence MEGCDYEVFLSFRGPDTRTSITDHLYTRLTEAGVRTFRDDEELRIGEEIGPDLIRAIEQSKISIPIFSKNYASEIKGQKIMPIFYYIEPSEVRYQTGGYGDAFHSHEKKKRVDEETIPEWKAALNEVGALKGWNIENVANGHEGQLVKQVVTNVLSELKKAYLAVSDFLVGVDYTVKEITGIIDTATDDVKIVGIHGMAGIGKTTLAKVVYNQFSRDFAYCCFLPDVRDTSNSKGIAYLQNRLISDLSKQTFSSIDSKDEGMKAIKERFSSKKVLVLFDDIDDESQLTALLGGQVCFGSGSLILITTRNERVLRAFQVKLIYHIGVLDSIVPFSYLASMLSEEITLHMKS; translated from the exons ATGGAGGGGTGTGACTATGAAGTGTTCTTAAGTTTCAGAGGACCCGACACGCGCACCAGCATCACCGATCACCTCTACACCCGTCTCACAGAAGCGGGGGTCCGGACATTTAGAGATGACGAAGAGCTCCGCATCGGGGAAGAGATCGGCCCAGATCTCATAAGAGCCATTGAGCAGTCGAAGATCTCCATACCCATATTCTCTAAAAATTATGCTTCA GAAATCAAGGGACAGAAAATCATGCCCATTTTCTACTATATTGAACCATCTGAGGTTCGATACCAAACCGGTGGTTATGGTGACGCCTTTCATTCACATGAAAAGAAGAAGCGGGTGGATGAGGAGACCATCCCCGAGTGGAAAGCTGCTCTCAATGAGGTTGGCGCGTTAAAGGGGTGGAACATAGAGAACGTGGCTAACGG GCACGAAGGACAACTAGTTAAACAGGTTGTTACCAACGTTTTAAGTGAGCTGAAGAAGGCTTATTTGGCGGTTAGTGACTTCTTGGTTGGCGTTGACTACACAGTGAAAGAAATTACGGGGATTATAGACACTGCCACTGATGATGTAAAGATCGTGGGAATCCATGGTATGGCTGGCATTGgaaagacaactcttgccaaagTAGTCTACAACCAGTTTTCTCGGGACTTTGCTTACTGTTGTTTCCTTCCTGATGTTAGAGATACTTCAAACTCAAAAGGAATTGCGTATTTGCAGAACCGACTAATTTCAGATCTCTCAAAACAGACATTTTCCAGTATTGATAGCAAGGATGAGGGAATGAAGGCGATCAAAGAGAGATTTTCTAGTAAGAAAGTCCTTGTTCTTTTTGACGATATTGATGACGAGAGTCAACTAACTGCACTTTTGGGGGGGCAAGTTTGCTTTGGTTCTGGAAGCTTGATACTTATAACCACAAGAAATGAAAGGGTTCTCCGTGCATTCCAAGTGAAGTTGATTTATCATATTGGTGTATTGGATTCGATAGTTCCCTTCAGCTATTTAGCAAGCATGCTTTCGGAAGAGATCACCCTCCATATGAAAAGTTAA
- the LOC104428942 gene encoding TMV resistance protein N-like, with the protein MFEDSSDYRFTLEGFAAFPNLRFLHMDSRKLTDELFSEVTLLWHNKSLVTSLTNSYLSKKQLLPDLRWFSWHNSPMRILQISNFSLSNLVILDFSRSKLTHDWSGWKHIKRAEKLKVLNLSECELLFRTPDFSGFLKLERLILEKCERLAEIHSSIGQLKFLVFLNLNFCSDLRYLPQELGGLPALVELLLDGTSIREIPHWWVMKNLKKLSMDATPIIQLPDSIGALINLESLSLNWCSNMGRLPHSIKELRSLIKLDLLETGITKFPDSMGSLENLKELKLSWCYGLGGISDLPKLPISLTSLAISSPSLITMPDLSSLINLKKLLLCMGVGDVSGPSELVQLQDPMPSWIGRLSKLEVLTLTLPHMTNLSPELGMLPHLRSLHLHGCQALECIPQIPSRVSKLHIIDCPSLTTLDISTLMNLSELYVLATPLENLSGHELFYSVPEWKISKDYAHDLQAHLRSKMLEQHGLTKNMLGRSREIERGYFSVLGKIRRYVS; encoded by the exons ATGTTTGAGGATTCGTCAGATTATCGTTTCACTCTCGAAGGATTTGCAGCGTTTCCAAATCTAAGGTTCCTTCATATGGATAGTCGAAAACTCACTGACGAGCTCTTTTCTGAAGTTACACTTCTTTGGCATAACAAGTCCTTGGTCACGTCACTGACGAACTCTTATCTGAGCAAGAAGCAACTTCTTCCAGATTTAAGATGGTTCTCTTGGCATAATTCTCCTATGCGGATATTGCAAATAAGCAATTTTTCATTGAGTAACTTAgtcattcttgatttttcaagaAGTAAACTTACTCACGATTGGAGCGGATGGAAACATATCAAG AGAGcagagaaattaaaagttcttaACCTTTCAGAGTGTGAGCTATTGTTCCGGACTCCTGATTTCTCTGGATTTTTAAAATTGGAGAGAttgattcttgaaaaatgtgaaaGATTAGCTGAAATCCACTCATCAATCGGTCAACTGAAGTTCTTAGttttcttgaacttgaacttcTGTAGTGATCTCCGCTATCTACCACAAGAGTTGGGCGGATTGCCAGCCCTCGTAGAACTTCTCCTTGATGGAACTTCTATACGAGAAATTCCGCATTGGTGGGTTATGAAGAACCTGAAGAAGCTTTCAATGGATGCAACACCAATTATTCAACTACCTGACTCCATTGGGGCACTTATAAATCTTGAAAGCTTATCTTTGAATTGGTGCTCGAATATGGGCAGACTTCCGCACTCCATTAAGGAATTACGATCATTAATTAAGTTGGATCTATTGGAAACAGGAATCACAAAGTTCCCTGACTCTATGGGAAGTCTAGAGAATCTGAAAGAATTAAAACTTTCGTGGTGCTATGGGTTGGGGGGCATCTCTGACTTGCCTAAACTTCCCATAAGCTTGACTTCTTTGGCGATCTCGTCTCCATCTTTGATAACAATGCCAGATCTTTCGAGCTTGATCAATCTAAAAAAACTATTATTGTGCATGGGAGTGGGTGATGTCTCTGGCCCATCTGAGTTGGTGCAACTGCAAGATCCCATGCCTTCGTGGATTGGTAGGTTATCCAAATTGGAAGTCTTGACCCTGACACTCCCACACATGACCAACCTATCTCCTGAGCTAGGTATGCTTCCTCACTTGAGATCTCTTCATCTTCATGGTTGCCAAGCTCTGGAATGCATTCCGCAGATTCCCTCGAGAGTCTCAAAGCTTCACATCATAGATTGCCCATCACTTACCACACTTGATATCTCAACCTTGATGAACCTATCGGAACTATATGTCCTTGCCACACCTCTGGAGAATCTGTCTGGGCACGAACTTTTCTACAGCGTGCCAGAATGGAAGATAAGTAAGGACTATGCGCACGATTTGCAAGCGCATTTGAGATCAAAGATGTTGGAACAGCACGGACTCACAAAAAATATGTTGGGGCGTAGtagagaaatcgagagagggTATTTTTCAGTTCTTGGGAAAATAAGAAGATATGTCTCTTAA